A genomic region of Mus musculus strain C57BL/6J chromosome 7, GRCm38.p6 C57BL/6J contains the following coding sequences:
- the Gng8 gene encoding guanine nucleotide-binding protein G(I)/G(S)/G(O) subunit gamma-8 isoform X1 codes for MSNNMAKIAEARKTVEQLKLEVNIDRMKVSQAAAELLAFCETHAKDDPLVTPVPAAENPFRDKRLFCTLL; via the exons ATGTCCAACAACATGGCCAAGATTGCTGAGGCCCGCAAGACCGTGGAGCAGCTGAAGCTGGAAGTGAACATCGATCGCATGAAG GTGTCGCAGGCAGCAGCCGAGCTTTTGGCTTTCTGCGAAACGCACGCTAAGGATGACCCACTGGTGACTCCTGTCCCTGCCGCCGAGAATCCCTTCCGCGACAAGCGACTCTTTTGCACCCTGCTCTGA
- the Dact3 gene encoding dapper homolog 3 — translation MIRAFSFPVSPERGRLRGWLEGSLAGLCELHWLRERQEYRVQQALRLAQPGMGGAEAEDEEDAEEDEDAAAARRAAAALEEQLEALPGLIWDLGQQLGDLSLESGGLDQESGRSSGFYEDPSSTGGPDSPPSTFCGDSGFSGSGSYGRLGPSDPRGIYASERPKSLGDASPSAPESVGARVAVPRSFSAPYPTAAAGAETCSSAERRARAGPFLTPSPLHAVALRSPRPSGRVPCGSPDGAASRPLDGYISALLRRRRRRGAGQPRTSPGGADGGARRQNGARPRPPEASPPPGGARPAREPSTERAWAAAWEAEVPPEPAPPAAASPPSSPAEGRLVKAQYIPGAPAASRGLPGRAARRRAPPLTRGRSVEQSPPRERPRAAGRRGRLAEPSGRRGSPRARKAARSQSETSLLGRAHAAPPPKYPTAERDEPRPPRPRRGPAPTPTVQACRRWRSTAEIDAPDGRRPRARVPAPRGPAPSPSAPPRRLLYGCAGSDSECSAVGRPVPLGRRMPSGCAPGGYGESESSASEGESPAFSSASSDSDGSGGLVWPQQLVAAAGASPSGPGGAAGGGTPAGPAKVFVKIKASHALKKKILRFRSGSLKVMTTV, via the exons ATGATCCGGGCCTTCTCGTTCCCGGTGAGCCCGGAGCGGGGTCGGCTGCGGGGATGGTTGGAAGGCAGCCTGGCCGGGCTCTGCGAGTTGCATTGGCTCCGAGAGAGGCAGGAGTACCGCGTGCAGCAGGCGCTGCGGCTGGCCCAGCCCGGGATGGGGGGCGCCGAGGCTGAGGACGAGGAGGACGCCGAGGAGGACGAGGATGCGGCAGCGGCGCGCAGGGCCGCAGCAgccctggaggagcagctg gaGGCCCTGCCTGGGCTCATCTGGGACCTGGGCCAGCAGCTGGGAGACCTGAGTCTGGAGTCTGGTGGCCTGGACCAGGAGAGTGGGCGCAGCTCAG GCTTCTATGAAGACCCCAGTTCTACTGGAGGCCCAGATTCACCACCCTCCACCTTCTGCGGGGACAGTGGCTTCTCCGGATCTGGCTCCTATGGACGCCTGGGTCCCTCGGACCCCCGGGGCATCTATGCCAGTGAGAGACCCAAGTCCTTAG GCGACGCCAGTCCCAGCGCCCCAGAGTCGGTGGGTGCCCGGGTTGCAGTGCCTCGATCCTTCTCAGCTCCCTATCCGACGGCAGCAGCCGGAGCTGAGACCTGCTCATCCGCGGAACGGCGGGCTCGTGCCGGGCCCTTCCTGACACCTAGCCCACTGCACGCGGTGGCTCTGCGCAGCCCAAGGCCAAGTGGACGCGTACCGTGCGGCTCGCCGGACGGGGCGGCCAGCCGGCCCCTTGACGGCTACATCTCGGCGCTCCTGCGCAGGCGCCGCCGCCGGGGGGCGGGCCAACCGCGCACAAGTCCCGGGGGCGCGGACGGGGGCGCGCGGCGCCAGAACGGCGCGCGCCCGCGGCCGCCTGAAGCGTCCCCGCCCCCCGGAGGCGCGCGACCCGCGCGGGAACCGTCGACAGAGCGCGCCTGGGCTGCGGCGTGGGAGGCGGAGGTTCCACCCGAACCCGCGCCTCCGGCCGCCGCGTCGCCGCCCTCCAGTCCGGCAGAGGGCCGCCTCGTGAAGGCACAGTACATCCCGGGCGCGCCCGCGGCCTCCAGGGGCCTCCCGGGCCGCGCCGCGCGCCGCCGGGCTCCGCCGCTTACGCGAGGTCGCAGTGTGGAGCAGTCCCCGCCAAGGGAACGGCCGCGCGCTGCGGGCCGTCGGGGCCGCCTGGCAGAGCCGTCGGGGCGTCGGGGATCGCCGAGGGCGCGCAAAGCGGCGCGCTCGCAGTCTGAGACCAGTCTACTGGGCCGCGCGCACGCCGCTCCGCCACCCAAGTACCCCACGGCCGAGCGAGACGAACCCCGACCGCCCCGGCCCCGTCGTGGCCCAGCGCCCACGCCGACGGTCCAGGCCTGCCGTCGGTGGCGTTCCACCGCTGAGATCGACGCACCGGATGGCCGCCGCCCCCGAGCCCGCGTGCCCGCGCCACGAGGCCCCGCACCCTCGCCATCTGCGCCCCCGCGCCGGCTGTTGTACGGTTGCGCAGGCAGCGACTCCGAGTGCTCAGCGGTAGGGCGGCCGGTGCCGCTCGGCCGTCGGATGCCGTCTGGATGCGCTCCAGGAGGCTATGGCGAAAGCGAGTCGAGCGCCAGCGAGGGCGAGTCGCCCGCCTTCAGCTCTGCCTCTAGCGACTCCGACGGCAGCGGAGGCCTCGTGTGGCCGCAGCAACTGGTGGCGGCCGCCGGGGCCTCGCCGTCGGGGCCCGGGGGTGCTGCTGGTGGAGGGACGCCTGCGGGCCCCGCCAAGGTCTTCGTGAAGATCAAGGCATCGCACGCGCTGAAGAAAAAGATCCTTCGTTTTCGGTCGGGTTCTCTGAAGGTCATGACGACTGTGTGA